A region of Paenibacillus sp. JNUCC-31 DNA encodes the following proteins:
- a CDS encoding carbohydrate ABC transporter permease, protein MKTDTAVRLPAYPGTGTGPTVLRRLGYVLLYILLILVALLQILPLIWLLLFSLKNNQEVFDMAPFALPATPRWENYVKVWTEGNISLYFFNSVWITVVSVVFTVLFASLVTFAITRMRWKGRSLVLGLFMVGMMIPVHSTLIPLFSLFLKLHLTDHPLSVILSYIAFNMPITIMILLGFYYALPREVEEAAVMDGCSVHRIFFRIVLPMTSSVIATTAIINMIYDWNEFIFVNTFISTDAYKTLTVGVQNFIGQYTTDWGAIGATLMISILPILIAFLVLSNRIVEGIAAGSVKG, encoded by the coding sequence GTGAAGACCGATACCGCGGTTCGGTTGCCAGCCTATCCGGGAACAGGCACGGGACCGACCGTGCTGAGAAGGCTCGGATATGTCCTGCTCTACATCCTGCTGATTCTGGTGGCGCTGCTGCAGATTCTGCCCTTGATCTGGCTGCTGCTGTTCTCGCTCAAAAATAATCAGGAAGTATTCGATATGGCACCGTTTGCCCTTCCTGCGACTCCGCGTTGGGAGAACTATGTGAAGGTGTGGACGGAAGGCAACATCAGTTTATATTTCTTCAATAGTGTCTGGATCACGGTGGTATCTGTCGTGTTCACCGTGCTGTTCGCGAGTCTGGTCACCTTCGCCATAACCCGCATGCGCTGGAAAGGGCGTTCTCTGGTGCTTGGATTGTTCATGGTGGGTATGATGATCCCTGTGCACTCTACGCTGATCCCGCTGTTCAGCCTGTTTCTGAAGCTTCACCTAACGGATCATCCATTGTCGGTGATTCTGTCCTACATCGCGTTTAATATGCCGATCACCATTATGATCCTGCTTGGATTCTACTACGCCCTTCCACGGGAAGTAGAGGAAGCAGCGGTGATGGACGGGTGCTCCGTTCATCGAATTTTCTTCCGTATCGTCCTGCCGATGACATCTTCGGTGATCGCCACGACGGCGATTATTAACATGATCTATGACTGGAATGAATTCATCTTCGTGAATACGTTCATCAGTACAGATGCGTACAAAACACTGACCGTTGGGGTGCAGAATTTTATTGGACAGTACACAACGGATTGGGGAGCCATTGGTGCGACACTGATGATTAGCATCCTGCCCATCCTGATCGCCTTCCTCGTCTTGAGCAATCGAATTGTGGAGGGCATTGCTGCCGGATCGGTCAAAGGGTAA